In one window of Hevea brasiliensis isolate MT/VB/25A 57/8 chromosome 10, ASM3005281v1, whole genome shotgun sequence DNA:
- the LOC110664799 gene encoding PRA1 family protein B4, whose translation MASPSPPILPISNPPHTTAPTAASAQSQPPIATPAFRAFINQISESVRHGLSQRRPWAELVDRNAFCKPESFSEAALRVRKNYSYFRVNYLTVIALILAFSLLSHPLSLLLLLVLLASWLFLYLFRPSDQPLVLFGRTFTDRETLGLLIVFSVVVVFLTSVGSVLISALLVGLAIVFAHGSFRDPEDLFLDEQEPAATGLLSFLGGAASNAAAAAAPVVAARV comes from the coding sequence ATGGCTTCTCCGTCTCCTCCGATACTACCCATCTCCAACCCCCCACATACCACTGCCCCCACCGCTGCATCAGCCCAGTCGCAGCCTCCCATCGCTACTCCTGCCTTCCGCGCCTTCATCAACCAAATCTCCGAGTCTGTCCGCCATGGCCTGTCCCAGCGTCGGCCCTGGGCGGAACTCGTCGACCGCAACGCCTTCTGCAAACCTGAATCCTTCTCTGAGGCTGCTCTACGTGTCCGCAAGAATTATTCCTACTTCCGCGTTAATTACTTGACCGTCATTGCCCTCATCTTGGCTTTCTCTTTGCTTTCCCATCCCTTGTCACTCTTGCTCCTTCTTGTACTCCTGGCCTCTTGGCTATTTCTCTATCTTTTCCGCCCTTCTGATCAGCCTCTCGTTCTCTTTGGCCGTACCTTCACCGATCGTGAAACCCTCGGGTTGCTTATTGTCTTCAGCGTGGTTGTGGTTTTCCTCACCAGCGTTGGATCTGTTCTTATATCGGCTCTCTTGGTGGGATTGGCCATTGTTTTTGCTCATGGTTCGTTTAGGGATCCTGAGGATCTTTTCTTGGATGAGCAAGAGCCTGCTGCTACTGGATTACTGTCATTCCTCGGTGGTGCCGCCTCCAATGCCGCCGCTGCTGCTGCTCCTGTGGTTGCCGCGCGCGTTTAA